AATCGAAAGCTTAGGGACGAGCATAACTCCTTCCGCCTCACACGCGCTTGGAGAGCAGAGCTCGCCCGACTCGCCTTGCCCGCGCGCACGAGGCAGATCACGGACTTGGAGCTAGACGCGGCCTTGGCGTTCGATGACCCAGCGGAGGCGATTCATCTCACTGCGTTCCGACTCGGCCTGGTTCGGCTCCCCCCCTGCTCCGCCGTGCGTGCCGTGGAAACTGCTCTTCTGGAACAGGAGCAACGCTGGAGGGGAATGGGCCTCGCGTGAGATGGATGGGTCTACGGTTGGCGAACCACCGTTCGCACTGAAGATTGTGGCCTTTGATTGGCAATCAGGAACATCCGGCCCACATATTCACCAACAACACCGAGCACGAGAAGCTGTACGCCGCTGAAGAGCAGCAGTGCTGCCATGAGCGAGCCCCAGCCGAAGGCGGGGCCTTTGTCGGTAAGCCACCAATAGAAAACGAACCCGATCGCCAGCAGGCCCGCCAACCCCATCGCAGCCCCGAGCACGATCGCAAGCCTGAGTGGCGCGACGGAGAAGTTAATGAAGGAGCTCGCCCAAAGGCGCAATAGCCGGCGCCACGTGTAGCCGCTGGCACCTGCTTCGCGGGGGCGGTGGGTCACCACAATGGAGCCAATTCGCTGGGTCACCTGCAACAACAGGCCATCGATGTAAGGAAAAGGTCCTGCATTTCGAGCGGCCTCGAGCGCAGCGAAGCGCGATACACAGCGAAAGCTGGAGAGATAGAAACCGGCCGGCTTATCAAGCGCCCAGTCCGTCATGCGATTGGTGAACCAACTGCCCCAGTTGCGCCACGCCGAATGCTGCTTCACCGCATATTGACCATACGCAACATCCCATTCGCCTTGAACAGCCGCACGCCATAAACGCAGTCCTTCTGCAGGCGGATTCTGCCCATCGTCATCGAGGTTCACAAAGAACTCGCCCCGCGCATGCCGCCAGCCCGTGAGCACCGCATTGTGTTCACCGTAATTCCGACTGTGCTCGACGTAGGTGAATGGCACCGTGCAGGTCTTGACGAGCTCCATAACCACTTCGCGAGTCCTGTCGCGACTTCCGTCATTTACCACGACGATCTCATGCCCTCCGTCTACGGTCAGTGCAGCGATCTCGTGAACCACCGCGGAGATTGTTGCCTCGCTGTTGTAGAGAGGAACGATGAAACTGACAGCGAAAGGGGCGTTCGCCTGGGGCATCAAAGAATCGAAACGTCTCCCTTGCGGCGCGTCCACAGAATTTGAACACGCTGTGTTACGCCCCCGGGGATCAAGGCCTCGCCATTCGACTTTCCCACTGCCACCGCATCAGCGCCACGGAGACTTCTCGCCTGTCCCCGTTTCCAGGCGCTTGGGCTCCTTCGGCGGATTTGAGACTCCACTCAGACGGGCCTTCTGGCACAGGTACTCCCCGCACAACGTAGTCCCGAATCCCCTCCTGGACGGCCAACACCGTCGACCATCCATTCGTGGAAGAAAACTCAAGGGAGGCGTCCCTCGGCGCTTTGAGCCTCAGGTGCCAATCGACGATTTGCTGGTGCGCAGATTGCACTCGCACACTCCCGGTCGCCCCCATCCAACGCCAGGCTGGGCCGCTTCGGATGGTGCCTTCCAGCCCATACCAGCCGTTGCCCCACTGCACCAGCAATTCACCGCTCTTGGCCACCGTGAACGGAGCTCGAGTACGGGTGGCAGGGGCGAGGGAACCAGACTCGATCTGCCCCATTCCCACCGGCCAGCCAGCACCCCGTATTTCATCCCGCGTCACGCCCACTCCAAGAAGTCCGTGTTGCAAGTCATGACTTCCTTTGAGCGGGCCCTGCGAACGCCCCTCGTAGGTGGTCTCCAAGAAATATTGTTCTTTCCGCAGCAGAAATGCGTTTGCCCAAAGGCGGGTCCAGAAGTCGTCGATGCGCATGTTCAATGAGCCCAGCTCCTGGTCTTTTTCGAGCGAACCCAGAGATGCAATGTCGTCCGTTACAAGGTAGGGAGCTCGTCGAAACCTGTTGGCGAACAAGAATGCATGTGCTGCGACCACGGTCACAAGCACGAGGCCAACGAGGCGGCGCATCCGCGTCGAAGCCAAAAGACAAAATGGC
This portion of the Opitutaceae bacterium genome encodes:
- a CDS encoding glycosyltransferase family 2 protein translates to MPQANAPFAVSFIVPLYNSEATISAVVHEIAALTVDGGHEIVVVNDGSRDRTREVVMELVKTCTVPFTYVEHSRNYGEHNAVLTGWRHARGEFFVNLDDDGQNPPAEGLRLWRAAVQGEWDVAYGQYAVKQHSAWRNWGSWFTNRMTDWALDKPAGFYLSSFRCVSRFAALEAARNAGPFPYIDGLLLQVTQRIGSIVVTHRPREAGASGYTWRRLLRLWASSFINFSVAPLRLAIVLGAAMGLAGLLAIGFVFYWWLTDKGPAFGWGSLMAALLLFSGVQLLVLGVVGEYVGRMFLIANQRPQSSVRTVVRQP